In Papaver somniferum cultivar HN1 unplaced genomic scaffold, ASM357369v1 unplaced-scaffold_80, whole genome shotgun sequence, the following proteins share a genomic window:
- the LOC113345015 gene encoding NAC domain-containing protein 92-like translates to MSSGVEDEVHLNMMLPPGFRFKPTDEEILLDYLKPKVMNQKLTPNMINSVDLYKYNPITLTETFEKRKDDDEWYFFTTTTRTSQTTGRTSRTTPDGYWLASQGDKEITLTRGRAAPVDNQENPKKRKTTADDDVIGYRKTLVYYFTKKNKPDCRRKSSKKDAGVKTDWIMYEYDLT, encoded by the exons ATGAGTAGCGGCGTTGAAGATGAAGTTCATCTGAATATGATGCTACCACCAGGTTTTAGGTTTAAGCCTACAGATGAAGAAATATTACTGGATTATTTAAAGCCCAAGGTGATGAACCAGAAGTTGACACCAAATATGATCAACTCTGTTGATCTTTATAAATACAATCCGATTACTCTGACGG AGACATTTGAAAAGCGAAAGGATGATGATGAATGGTACTTTTTTACAACAACTACTCGAACATCTCAAACTACCGGAAGAACTAGCCGGACAACCCCAGACGGATATTGGTTAGCGAGTCAAGGTGACAAAGAAATCACTCTTACACGTGGAAGAGCAGCGCCAGTTGATAatcaagaaaaccctaaaaaaaggaAGACAACggcagatgatgatgttatcggATACAGAAAAACGTTGGTTTACTACTTCACCAAAAAGAATAAACCAGATTGCAGAAGAAAAAGTAGTAAGAAAGATGCTGGTGTCAAAACAGACTGGATAATGTATGAGTACGACTTGACCTAA